A single region of the Salvia splendens isolate huo1 unplaced genomic scaffold, SspV2 ctg160, whole genome shotgun sequence genome encodes:
- the LOC121789179 gene encoding alpha-mannosidase I MNS5-like, giving the protein MLLGKRWASFLIFMLIFSTFYSQISSSKSDPYAAKKKRMSQKVRQMFYHAYDNYMTYAFPHDELKPLTKSFTNSLSELGNLKLERLPQEYNGSALTLIESLSSLVILGNNTEFEKGVLWLSENLTFDVDARINLFECNIRVLGGLVSAHILATDSTNRLTKGTYSNQLLVLAEELGRRFLPAFDTPTGLPYAWINLKHGVMENEITETSTSGCGSLILEMGALSHLTGDPRFESAALRALRKLWSMRSSLNLVGTTLDVETGEWIEFSSGIGAGVDSFYEYLVKAHILFGRDEFWRMFQPAYTAVQKYFRHGPWYHEADMRTGRATYWQLTSLQAFWPGLQVLVGDITAANSSHREFFYVWQKFGVIPERYLLDHQMLHPTEKYYPLRPELAESTFYLYQATKDPWYLQVGESIVDSINLHTRVEGGFASIRDVTTMELEDHQHSFFLAETCKYLYLLFDDSFLVNRNYVFTTEGHPLPILSSWHERLPEAYIPSNWTSVKSEERRKRASAMSQRICPATSPNCRHDHEQLESVCHIPDTRADYRCLTDDDCGVDSMSCRRRSCSMAGYCGLWLS; this is encoded by the exons ATGTTGCTTGGAAAGAGATGGGCATCGTTTCTCATATTTATGCTGATTTTTTCCACATTTTACTCCCAAATCTCTTCCTCAAAGTCAGACCCTTATGCTGCTAAGAAGAAGCGGATGAGCCAAAAAGTCCGCCAGAT GTTTTACCATGCCTATGACAACTATATGACGTATGCTTTCCCG CATGACGAATTGAAGCCTCTGACAAAATCATTCACGAATTCTCTAAGTGAGCTTGGAAATCTCAAG CTTGAACGTCTGCCACAAGAATATAATGGTTCAGCACTCACCCTCATTGAATCTCTGTCCAG CCTTGTAATTCTGGGAAACAATACCGAGTTTGAGAAGGGAGTTCTTTGGTTATCTGAGAATCTTACATTTGATGTTGATGCCAGGATAAACCTCTTTGAG TGCAACATAAGAGTACTTGGAGGACTTGTGTCTGCTCATATTCTTGCAACTGATTCTACGAACAGGTTAACTAAAGGAACTTATAGTAATCAACTTCTTGTCCTCGCTGAGGAGCTAGGAAGACGTTTTTTACCTGCATTTGATACCCCCACTGGACTGCCTTACGCATGGATCAACTTGAAG CATGGTGTGATGGAGAATGAGATAACAGAAACAAGCACATCTGGTTGTG GTTCTCTAATTCTTGAAATGGGAGCACTGTCACATTTAACCGGTGACCCAAGATTTGAGTCTGCTGCTCTACGTGCTCTGCGCAAGTTATGGAGCATGAGGAGCTCTTTAAATCTCGTGGGAACAACACTTGATGTAGAAACTGGGGAATGGATAGAGTTTTCTTCTGGAATTGGAGCTG GTGTTGATTCGTTCTACGAGTATCTAGTTAAAGCTCACATTTTATTCGGAAGGGATGAATTCTGGAGGATGTTTCAGCCTGCTTACACTGCTgtgcaaaaatattttcgacATGGTCCTTG GTACCATGAAGCTGATATGAGGACAGGAAGAGCAACGTACTGGCAACTTACAAGCCTACAAGCATTTTGGCCTGGCCTTCAG GTTCTTGTTGGGGACATCACTGCCGCTAACTCGTCACATCGTGAATTTTTCTATGTATGGCAGAAGTTTGGAGTAATACCAGAGAG ATATCTCCTGGATCATCAAATGCTGCATCCTACTGAGAAATACTATCCCTTACGCCCAGAGTTGGCAGAATCGACATTTTACCTGTATCAAGCAACCAAAG ATCCGTGGTATCTACAAGTGGGGGAGTCAATAGTGGATTCTATCAATTTGCACACACGAGTCGAAGGTGGCTTTGCCAGCATTAGAGATGTAACAACCATGGAGCTGGAAGACCATCAGCACAGTTTTTTCCTCGCTGAGAC GTGCAAATACCTGTATCTTCTGTTTGATGATTCATTTTTGGTCAACCGAAATTATGTATTTACAACTGAAGGCCACCCACTGCCTATTTTAAGCTCTTGGCATGAGAGACTTCCCGAGGCATATATTCCCAGTAATTGGACATCAGTTAAG AGCGAGGAGCGCCGAAAACGAGCCAGTGCAATGTCACAGCGGATATGTCCAGCAACATCGCCAAACTGCAGGCACGACCACGAGCAGCTCGAAAGTGTTTGTCACATCCCAGACACTCGTGCTGATTATAGATGTCTCACTGATGACGACTGTGGTGTCGATTCTATGTCGTGCAGGAGAAGATCGTGCAGCATGGCCGGCTACTGCGGTCTGTGGCTCTCGTGA